Proteins encoded together in one Pseudomonas sp. Seg1 window:
- the acpA gene encoding acid phosphatase, translating into MKDETDGTDAPESETPTDTSRRRFLGGVAVLGVGATLAGCGNASDQSGKPAERPLTPAELDKALRDQVKTVVVIYAENRSFNNLFGDFPGVEKPLSALKPDDYQQRDRDGSVLQTLPPAWGGVLQIGPQTLDGVTYPSATQFQENLPNAPFALKGPNGEDLPFGLVTRDLWHVFYQNQMQINGGKNDGFVAWADSGGLTMGHYAQSRYSLRLWDVAQEFVLCDNFFQGAFGGSFLNHQYLISATAPFYPDAANSVAKSQIATLQSADPADSRLKPLEQSPASAMTGPPQFGPSALTPDGFGVNTLAPPYWPTWIRDPERPAYSKPDLPNVMVPQTHEHIGDKLSKKNIDWAWYAGAWQATLEQYKDSGGIPKIPNFQYHHQPFNYFKQQGPENPDERNKRLRDAGLGDESSTNRFFADAEAGKLPAVSFYKPQGNLNMHAGYADVASGDRHIVRALKVLRESPQWKNMVVIVTVDENGGWWDHVAPPKGDRWGPGSRVPALVVSPFARKGTVDHTIYDTASILRLITRVFQLETLNGLKQRDEAMIARGQKPMGDLTNALHFRA; encoded by the coding sequence ATGAAAGACGAAACAGATGGCACTGACGCACCTGAATCCGAAACCCCCACCGACACCAGTCGCCGCCGCTTCCTCGGTGGCGTCGCGGTGCTCGGTGTTGGCGCGACGCTGGCCGGATGCGGCAACGCCAGTGACCAATCCGGCAAACCGGCCGAGCGCCCGCTGACGCCCGCCGAGCTGGACAAAGCCCTGCGCGATCAGGTGAAAACCGTGGTGGTGATCTACGCCGAGAACCGCAGTTTCAATAACCTGTTCGGCGATTTCCCCGGCGTCGAAAAGCCACTGTCGGCGCTCAAGCCTGACGACTATCAGCAACGCGACCGCGATGGCAGCGTGCTGCAAACCCTGCCGCCGGCCTGGGGCGGTGTGCTGCAAATCGGCCCGCAAACGCTCGATGGCGTGACCTATCCCAGCGCCACACAGTTTCAGGAAAACCTGCCCAACGCGCCATTCGCCCTCAAAGGCCCGAACGGCGAAGACTTGCCGTTCGGCCTGGTGACTCGCGATTTGTGGCACGTGTTCTATCAGAACCAAATGCAGATCAATGGCGGCAAGAACGATGGCTTCGTCGCCTGGGCCGACTCCGGTGGCTTGACCATGGGCCACTACGCCCAGAGCCGCTATTCCCTGCGGCTGTGGGATGTCGCTCAGGAATTCGTGTTGTGCGACAACTTTTTCCAGGGCGCCTTCGGTGGCTCATTCCTCAATCACCAATACCTGATCAGCGCCACCGCGCCGTTCTACCCTGACGCTGCCAATTCTGTCGCCAAGTCGCAGATCGCCACCCTGCAAAGTGCTGATCCGGCCGACTCGCGACTCAAGCCGCTGGAACAATCACCGGCCAGCGCCATGACCGGCCCGCCGCAGTTCGGCCCGAGTGCGCTGACCCCAGACGGTTTTGGCGTCAACACCCTCGCCCCGCCCTACTGGCCCACCTGGATTCGCGACCCGGAGCGTCCGGCGTATTCCAAACCGGATCTGCCCAACGTCATGGTGCCGCAGACCCACGAACACATCGGCGACAAACTGTCGAAGAAGAACATCGATTGGGCCTGGTACGCCGGGGCATGGCAGGCAACGCTGGAGCAATACAAGGACTCCGGTGGCATTCCCAAGATTCCGAACTTTCAGTATCACCATCAGCCGTTCAACTACTTCAAGCAGCAAGGCCCGGAAAACCCGGACGAGCGCAATAAACGCCTGCGCGACGCCGGTTTGGGTGACGAGTCGAGTACCAACAGGTTTTTCGCCGACGCCGAGGCCGGCAAGCTACCGGCCGTGAGCTTCTACAAACCGCAGGGCAACCTGAACATGCACGCCGGTTACGCCGATGTCGCCTCCGGTGACCGGCATATCGTCCGTGCGCTGAAGGTACTGCGCGAAAGTCCGCAGTGGAAAAACATGGTGGTGATCGTCACGGTCGACGAAAACGGCGGCTGGTGGGACCACGTCGCGCCGCCCAAGGGCGACCGCTGGGGCCCGGGATCGCGGGTGCCGGCTCTGGTGGTGTCACCGTTTGCGCGCAAGGGCACGGTGGATCACACAATTTACGACACGGCGTCGATCCTGCGGTTGATCACCCGAGTGTTCCAGCTTGAGACCCTCAACGGCCTCAAGCAGCGTGACGAGGCGATGATAGCCCGTGGCCAGAAACCCATGGGCGATCTGACCAACGCCCTGCATTTTCGGGCCTGA
- a CDS encoding PAS domain-containing methyl-accepting chemotaxis protein — translation MFNKRLKQELAALREELSSLLQVKESLESEMLVLTLEPDGRIQSVNQNFLTEMLYKSHDLIGRALEDIVPVHVKSDEFYRRFKSAMSRGEHFAGAVRLLRGNGEEAWLRSIAQPVRSSDGRIKHISIFSSDLTRTIEASREHENLIGALVRSTALIEFDLNGNVLSANERFLSGMGYSLAQIKGKHHRMFCTPEEYNSAEYQNFWRRLNNGEFVAERFKRVDSHGRTVWLEASYNPVVDANNKLYKVVKFATVITDQVNREQAVADAASIAYSTSQQTDSTAQRGTTVVTEAVNVMRDLSRHMQAAGEGIEALNEQSLVIGTIVKTISGIAEQTNLLALNAAIEAARAGEQGRGFAVVADEVRQLASRTSQATEEIVGVVRQNQEMARNAVALMTDGKLQAEQGLALAAEAGTVIVEIQDGAQKVVNAVGQFANQLSH, via the coding sequence ATGTTCAACAAACGCTTGAAGCAAGAGCTGGCCGCTCTTCGTGAAGAACTCTCCAGCCTTCTGCAAGTGAAGGAAAGCCTGGAAAGCGAGATGCTGGTGCTGACCCTCGAACCCGATGGACGGATTCAGTCGGTCAACCAGAACTTCCTCACCGAGATGCTCTACAAGAGCCATGACCTGATTGGCCGTGCGCTTGAAGACATCGTGCCGGTTCACGTCAAATCCGACGAGTTCTACCGCCGCTTCAAGAGCGCCATGAGCCGAGGCGAGCATTTTGCCGGGGCCGTGCGCCTGTTGCGTGGTAATGGCGAAGAGGCCTGGCTGCGTTCGATCGCCCAGCCTGTGCGCTCTTCCGATGGACGCATCAAGCACATCTCGATCTTCTCCAGTGACCTGACCCGCACCATCGAAGCGTCCCGCGAGCACGAAAACCTGATCGGCGCACTGGTGCGTTCCACCGCGTTGATCGAGTTCGACCTCAACGGTAACGTGCTGAGCGCCAACGAGCGCTTCCTTAGTGGCATGGGTTATAGCCTGGCGCAGATCAAGGGCAAACATCACCGTATGTTCTGCACTCCCGAGGAGTACAACAGCGCCGAGTACCAGAACTTCTGGCGCCGCTTGAACAACGGCGAATTCGTGGCCGAGCGCTTCAAGCGAGTCGACAGCCATGGTCGTACCGTGTGGCTGGAGGCGTCCTACAACCCGGTGGTCGATGCCAACAACAAACTGTACAAAGTGGTGAAGTTCGCCACGGTGATCACCGATCAGGTCAACCGCGAACAAGCCGTTGCCGATGCGGCCAGCATTGCCTACAGCACCTCGCAACAAACTGACAGCACGGCGCAGCGTGGCACTACCGTGGTGACCGAAGCGGTCAACGTGATGCGCGACTTGTCGCGGCACATGCAGGCCGCCGGTGAAGGCATCGAAGCGCTGAACGAGCAATCGCTGGTGATCGGCACCATCGTCAAAACCATCAGCGGGATTGCCGAACAGACCAACCTGCTGGCGCTCAACGCCGCCATTGAAGCCGCCCGTGCAGGCGAGCAGGGCCGGGGGTTTGCGGTGGTGGCCGACGAAGTGCGGCAACTGGCGTCACGCACCAGCCAGGCGACCGAAGAGATTGTAGGTGTCGTGCGGCAGAACCAGGAAATGGCGCGTAACGCCGTGGCGCTGATGACCGACGGCAAGCTCCAGGCCGAGCAAGGGCTGGCGCTGGCGGCGGAGGCCGGTACGGTGATCGTCGAGATTCAGGATGGCGCGCAGAAAGTCGTGAATGCCGTCGGCCAGTTCGCCAATCAACTGTCCCACTGA
- a CDS encoding J domain-containing protein: MDCWSVLHLPDDAEARDIKRAYARLLKTFRPDEDAEGFQRLREAYEQALAIARWRLENAEPADEEDVAVATASSTFAALALDAALANKHSHLQNQPWDVAAPEFPPVSPAAPEPFVPPEKDEVLRVEPMAADRHVDAHAVETQAAQQLLEGLSPDNLDERWDQAQQQGCAKAFERLLLQLCFEQPQLRAPVLHWAVEQLGWLGPWQDVLMNDRQRDGLAESLMADYRNTLQALLESQSEREFLNVLKRYSAQPWLQVFDRREQWQQSLLYLLNDSEWSVPLFDRIGQLFGWDHNKRLHPQPDWLWEALIERCDQESFYDNLRAKAESDRTWAADVQAAHMLINPMKPGQQKKLIDEFGQNEWQACHDLSEKLTWRFPALLARLPYADAFYWRRFFPRPIAAETWVRVWAAIALALSLFYLGLENRTAANLIFIPMTFACVPVWFFRFALSWWVVLTSHVIVADLWLTEGLIPRQWNPDTRWLVIRHGVPQVVMVLLFSLLLGPLGALTYVTVMLIGLVHKRRIGSLDPELSSRRPWLTALHWAHFSPLQLVVLVVMTAITAASRLGYSLNSLMPG; encoded by the coding sequence ATGGATTGCTGGTCGGTGCTGCACCTGCCCGATGACGCTGAAGCCCGCGACATCAAACGCGCCTATGCGCGTCTGCTGAAAACCTTCCGCCCCGATGAGGATGCCGAGGGTTTCCAGCGTTTGCGCGAAGCCTACGAACAAGCGTTGGCGATTGCCCGGTGGCGCCTTGAAAACGCTGAGCCTGCGGACGAAGAAGACGTCGCCGTGGCCACGGCCTCCAGCACTTTTGCCGCGCTGGCACTCGATGCTGCGCTGGCAAACAAACACAGCCACCTGCAAAACCAGCCATGGGATGTTGCCGCCCCTGAGTTTCCGCCCGTCAGCCCGGCCGCCCCGGAGCCGTTCGTGCCGCCCGAAAAGGACGAGGTTCTACGTGTCGAGCCCATGGCCGCGGACAGGCATGTAGATGCGCACGCTGTTGAAACGCAAGCCGCACAGCAACTGCTCGAAGGCCTGTCGCCAGACAACCTCGACGAGCGTTGGGATCAGGCGCAACAGCAAGGCTGCGCCAAGGCGTTCGAAAGGCTGTTGCTGCAACTGTGTTTTGAACAGCCGCAGCTGCGCGCTCCGGTGCTGCACTGGGCCGTCGAGCAACTGGGATGGTTGGGGCCGTGGCAAGACGTGCTGATGAATGATCGTCAGCGTGACGGGCTCGCCGAGAGCCTGATGGCCGATTACCGAAACACCCTGCAAGCGCTGCTGGAAAGCCAGAGCGAGCGCGAATTCCTCAACGTGCTCAAACGCTACAGCGCCCAACCGTGGCTACAGGTTTTCGATCGCCGCGAACAATGGCAGCAAAGCCTGCTGTACTTGCTCAACGACAGCGAGTGGAGCGTGCCGCTGTTCGACCGAATCGGCCAGCTGTTCGGCTGGGATCACAACAAACGTCTGCACCCGCAACCGGACTGGCTCTGGGAGGCGTTGATCGAACGCTGCGATCAGGAAAGCTTCTACGACAATCTGCGGGCCAAGGCTGAAAGCGATCGCACCTGGGCTGCCGACGTGCAAGCGGCGCATATGCTGATCAACCCGATGAAGCCCGGACAACAGAAGAAACTCATCGACGAGTTTGGTCAGAATGAATGGCAGGCCTGCCACGATCTGTCGGAAAAACTCACGTGGCGTTTCCCGGCACTGCTCGCACGATTGCCCTACGCCGACGCTTTTTACTGGCGGCGCTTTTTTCCACGTCCCATCGCCGCCGAAACCTGGGTACGGGTGTGGGCCGCCATCGCGTTGGCGCTGAGCCTGTTCTATCTGGGTTTAGAGAACAGAACAGCCGCAAACCTTATCTTCATTCCGATGACATTTGCCTGTGTACCCGTATGGTTTTTCCGCTTTGCACTGAGTTGGTGGGTAGTGCTTACATCCCACGTGATCGTTGCGGATCTATGGCTTACCGAAGGACTGATTCCACGCCAATGGAACCCTGACACCCGCTGGCTGGTAATACGTCACGGGGTGCCACAGGTGGTCATGGTGCTGCTGTTTTCTCTGTTGCTCGGGCCGCTCGGGGCACTGACTTACGTCACAGTGATGCTGATCGGCCTGGTGCATAAACGGCGTATTGGTTCGCTCGACCCGGAACTCAGCAGCCGGCGCCCATGGCTGACAGCGCTGCATTGGGCGCATTTCAGTCCTTTGCAATTGGTGGTTCTGGTCGTCATGACGGCGATTACGGCCGCCAGCCGGCTAGGTTACTCGCTCAACTCGCTCATGCCCGGCTAG
- a CDS encoding MFS transporter produces the protein MTAQTTAKPAPFSRSDYKTLGLAALGGALEIYDFIIFVFFALTLSQLFFPPEMPEWLRLLQSFGIFVTGYLARPLGGILMAHFADRLGRKKVFSLSILMMALPCLLIGIMPTYAQIGYFAPLLLLALRILQGAAVGGEVPSAWVFVAEHAPTGHRGYALGFLQAGLTFGYLIGALTATFLAQVFTPAEILDYAWRYPFLLGGVFGVIGVYLRRWLSETPVFMAMEAQREARVELPLRTVLREHRLAMLPAMLLTCVLTSAVVVFVVITPTMMQKTFGMTASHTFALSALGIVFLNIGCVIAGLLVDRIGAWRTVMLYSLLLPLGIAVLYGCLIMGGDWVGLAYAVAGLACGVVGAVPSVMVGLFPARIRVSGISFTYNIAYAAWASITPLLLIGLMPWSPWICVMFCAVMGVVGILSAAYFGSKMPRTEQCQVAGTA, from the coding sequence ATGACTGCCCAAACCACGGCCAAACCTGCGCCGTTCAGCCGTTCCGACTACAAGACCCTCGGCCTTGCGGCCCTGGGCGGTGCGTTGGAAATCTACGATTTCATCATCTTCGTGTTCTTCGCCCTGACCCTCAGTCAGTTGTTCTTCCCGCCGGAAATGCCCGAATGGCTGCGCCTGCTGCAAAGCTTCGGAATTTTCGTCACCGGTTATCTGGCGCGGCCACTGGGCGGAATTCTGATGGCGCATTTCGCTGATCGTCTCGGGCGCAAGAAAGTCTTCAGCCTGAGCATCCTGATGATGGCGCTGCCGTGCCTGCTGATCGGGATCATGCCGACGTATGCCCAGATCGGCTATTTCGCGCCGCTGCTATTGCTGGCGCTGCGCATCCTGCAAGGTGCGGCGGTCGGTGGTGAAGTGCCGAGCGCCTGGGTGTTTGTCGCTGAACACGCGCCGACCGGGCATCGCGGTTATGCCTTGGGCTTTTTGCAGGCCGGACTGACCTTCGGTTACCTGATCGGTGCGCTGACCGCGACGTTCCTCGCGCAAGTCTTCACCCCGGCGGAAATCCTCGATTACGCCTGGCGCTATCCGTTCCTGCTGGGTGGCGTGTTCGGTGTGATCGGCGTCTATCTGCGCCGCTGGCTCAGCGAAACCCCGGTGTTCATGGCCATGGAAGCGCAGCGTGAAGCTCGGGTCGAACTGCCGCTGCGCACGGTGCTGCGCGAGCATCGGCTGGCGATGTTGCCGGCAATGTTGCTGACCTGCGTACTGACTTCGGCGGTGGTGGTGTTTGTGGTCATCACCCCGACCATGATGCAGAAAACCTTCGGCATGACCGCCAGCCATACCTTCGCCCTGAGCGCCTTGGGCATCGTTTTCCTCAATATCGGTTGCGTGATCGCCGGTCTCTTGGTCGATCGCATCGGTGCCTGGCGCACGGTCATGCTGTATAGCCTGCTGCTGCCGCTGGGCATCGCCGTGCTTTACGGCTGCTTGATCATGGGTGGCGATTGGGTCGGTCTGGCCTACGCCGTGGCCGGTCTGGCGTGTGGTGTTGTCGGTGCGGTGCCGTCGGTGATGGTCGGTTTGTTCCCGGCGCGCATTCGCGTATCGGGTATCTCCTTCACCTACAACATTGCCTACGCCGCGTGGGCGAGTATCACCCCGCTTTTGTTGATCGGTCTGATGCCGTGGAGTCCATGGATCTGCGTAATGTTCTGCGCGGTGATGGGCGTGGTGGGCATTCTCAGTGCGGCTTATTTCGGTTCGAAAATGCCGCGTACGGAGCAGTGTCAGGTGGCCGGGACTGCTTGA
- a CDS encoding molecular chaperone HscC, whose translation MIVGIDLGTTNSLVAVWRGDATELVPNALGQFLTPSVVGLDDQGRILVGQAARERLHTHPRLTASLFKRHMGSATQTYLADKAFRPEELSALVLKSLKEDVERAYGETVTEAVISVPAYFSDAQRKATRIAGELAGLKVEKLINEPTAAALAYGLHQRDKETSFLVFDLGGGTFDVSILELFEGVMEVRASAGDNFLGGEDFDTVLLEHFISQHRSAADFPERSSVIQPLRREAERVRKALGQDDSAEFRLQLGERQWTQTITQQQLATLYMPLLERLRAPIERALRDARIRVSDLDEILLVGGTTRMPLVRKLAAGLFGRFPSITLDPDQVVAQGAAIQAALKARAAALEEVVLTDVCSYTLGIETSTQVGRNYESGHYLPIIERNSIVPVSRVKTVYTLHDNQEQVVVRIFQGESRLVKDNVALGELDIKVPKRKAGEVALDVRFTYDNNGLLEAQVKIPLTGQQHSLVIENNPGVLTPEEIQQRLQNLAQLKIHPREQQVNTLLSARLERLYQESLGDMRDLMGDWAKQFQIALDSQDERQIREVRTDLSRRLSELDRTPWQ comes from the coding sequence ATGATCGTAGGGATTGACCTGGGAACCACCAACAGCCTGGTCGCCGTCTGGCGTGGCGATGCCACCGAGTTGGTGCCCAATGCCCTGGGTCAGTTCCTGACACCGAGCGTTGTCGGCCTGGATGATCAGGGCCGGATTCTGGTGGGTCAGGCGGCGCGCGAGCGTCTGCACACGCATCCGCGCCTGACCGCGTCGCTGTTCAAGCGCCACATGGGCAGCGCCACGCAAACGTATCTGGCCGACAAGGCGTTTCGCCCGGAAGAGCTGTCCGCGCTGGTGCTCAAGAGTCTGAAAGAAGACGTTGAACGCGCCTATGGCGAAACCGTCACCGAAGCCGTGATCAGCGTCCCGGCCTACTTCAGCGACGCTCAACGCAAAGCCACGCGCATCGCCGGCGAACTGGCCGGGCTGAAGGTCGAGAAGCTGATCAACGAACCAACCGCCGCTGCCCTCGCCTATGGACTGCACCAGCGCGACAAGGAAACTTCGTTCCTGGTCTTCGACCTCGGTGGCGGCACGTTCGACGTGTCGATTCTGGAGCTGTTCGAAGGGGTCATGGAAGTGCGCGCCAGCGCCGGTGACAACTTCCTCGGTGGCGAAGACTTCGACACGGTGCTGCTGGAGCACTTCATCAGCCAGCACCGTTCGGCCGCCGACTTCCCTGAGCGCAGCAGCGTCATCCAGCCGCTGCGTCGCGAGGCCGAACGCGTGCGCAAGGCGCTGGGCCAGGACGACAGCGCCGAATTCCGCTTGCAGCTCGGTGAGCGGCAGTGGACGCAAACCATCACCCAGCAACAGTTGGCAACGCTGTACATGCCGCTGCTCGAACGCCTGCGTGCGCCGATTGAGCGGGCGCTGCGCGATGCGCGTATCCGCGTCAGCGATCTGGACGAAATTCTGTTAGTCGGCGGCACCACGCGCATGCCGCTGGTGCGCAAACTCGCTGCCGGGCTGTTCGGCCGCTTCCCGTCGATCACCCTCGACCCGGATCAGGTCGTGGCACAGGGCGCGGCGATTCAAGCGGCACTCAAGGCTCGCGCCGCTGCGCTTGAAGAAGTGGTGCTGACCGATGTCTGCTCCTACACCCTGGGCATAGAGACCTCCACACAGGTCGGCCGTAACTATGAGAGCGGCCATTACCTGCCGATCATCGAGCGCAACAGCATCGTCCCGGTCAGTCGGGTGAAAACCGTGTACACCCTGCACGACAATCAGGAACAGGTGGTCGTGCGCATCTTTCAGGGCGAAAGCCGCCTGGTCAAAGACAACGTGGCACTCGGCGAACTGGACATCAAGGTGCCGAAACGCAAGGCCGGCGAAGTCGCTCTCGATGTGCGTTTCACCTACGACAACAACGGTCTGCTCGAAGCCCAGGTAAAGATTCCCCTGACCGGGCAACAGCATTCGCTGGTCATCGAGAACAACCCGGGCGTGCTCACACCGGAAGAGATTCAGCAGCGCCTGCAAAACCTCGCACAACTGAAAATTCATCCGCGCGAGCAGCAGGTCAACACGCTGTTGAGTGCGCGTCTGGAGCGCCTCTATCAGGAAAGCCTGGGCGATATGCGTGATCTGATGGGCGATTGGGCCAAGCAATTCCAGATCGCGCTCGACTCTCAGGATGAACGCCAGATCCGTGAAGTGCGCACCGACTTGAGCCGACGCCTGAGCGAACTTGATCGCACTCCGTGGCAATAA
- a CDS encoding TIGR00366 family protein, whose protein sequence is MAVDIEDSRSARFALRCSSFAERWFPDSWVFAALAVIIVALATLAMGAKPTDAAMAFGDGFWSLIPFTMQMAFVVIGGYVVASSPPAVKLIDRLARIPKNGRSAVAWVALISMVASLLNWGLSLVFGGLLVRALARRTDLKMDYRAAGAAAYLGLGAVWALGLSSSAAQLQANPASLPPSILSITGVIPFTETIFLWQSGVMLLALIVISIIIAYATAPGPNSARDAKACGIDPAFNLPPLQPRTRPGEWLEHSPLLIIVLVLLAAGWLFHEFSTKPAITAISGLNTYNFLFIMLGALLHWRPRSFLDAVARAVPTTTGVLIQFPLYGSIAALMTTVKGADAQTLAHHISTFFVSIASHDTYALLMGVYSAILGFFIPSGGGKWIIEAPYVMQVANDLQYHLGWAVQIYNAAEALPNLINPFYMLPLLGVLGLKARDLIGFSFVQLLVHTPLVLLLLWALGTTLAYTPPVMP, encoded by the coding sequence GTGGCCGTTGATATCGAAGATAGCCGCTCTGCGCGCTTTGCCTTGCGCTGTTCAAGCTTTGCCGAACGCTGGTTTCCCGATTCCTGGGTCTTCGCCGCGTTGGCCGTCATTATCGTTGCGTTGGCCACTTTGGCCATGGGCGCCAAACCCACCGATGCCGCGATGGCCTTCGGTGACGGGTTCTGGAGCCTGATCCCGTTCACCATGCAGATGGCTTTCGTGGTGATCGGCGGTTATGTGGTCGCCAGCTCGCCACCCGCGGTCAAACTGATTGATCGTCTGGCACGCATCCCGAAAAACGGTCGCTCCGCCGTGGCCTGGGTCGCGCTGATTTCGATGGTCGCGTCGTTGCTCAACTGGGGCCTGTCGCTGGTGTTCGGCGGTTTGCTGGTGCGTGCCCTCGCCCGCCGCACCGATCTGAAAATGGATTATCGCGCCGCTGGCGCCGCTGCCTATCTGGGCCTTGGTGCGGTGTGGGCGCTGGGTCTGTCATCGTCGGCCGCGCAGTTGCAGGCCAACCCCGCCAGCCTGCCGCCGTCGATTCTGTCGATCACCGGGGTGATTCCGTTCACCGAAACGATTTTCCTCTGGCAGTCCGGCGTCATGTTGCTGGCGCTGATCGTGATCTCGATCATCATCGCCTACGCCACCGCCCCCGGGCCGAACTCCGCGCGTGATGCCAAGGCCTGCGGCATCGACCCGGCCTTCAACCTGCCGCCGCTGCAACCGCGCACGCGGCCGGGAGAGTGGCTGGAACACAGTCCGCTGCTGATCATCGTGCTGGTACTGCTGGCGGCGGGATGGCTGTTCCACGAGTTCTCGACTAAACCGGCGATCACCGCGATTTCCGGGCTCAACACTTACAACTTCCTGTTCATCATGCTCGGCGCGCTGTTGCACTGGCGCCCGCGCAGCTTTCTCGATGCGGTGGCCCGCGCGGTGCCCACCACGACCGGCGTTCTGATTCAGTTCCCGTTGTACGGCTCGATCGCCGCGCTGATGACCACCGTCAAAGGTGCCGATGCGCAAACCCTCGCGCATCACATCTCGACGTTCTTCGTCAGCATCGCTTCCCACGACACTTATGCCCTGCTGATGGGCGTGTACTCGGCGATTCTCGGTTTCTTCATTCCATCCGGTGGCGGCAAGTGGATTATCGAGGCGCCGTACGTGATGCAGGTCGCCAATGATCTGCAGTACCACCTCGGCTGGGCAGTGCAGATCTACAACGCGGCCGAAGCGCTGCCGAACCTGATTAACCCGTTCTACATGCTGCCGCTGCTCGGCGTACTCGGGCTGAAAGCGCGAGACCTGATCGGATTCTCCTTTGTGCAATTGCTGGTGCACACGCCGCTGGTGCTGCTGTTGCTGTGGGCGTTGGGGACGACGCTGGCGTATACGCCGCCAGTGATGCCTTAA